One genomic segment of Pseudonocardia sp. T1-2H includes these proteins:
- a CDS encoding catalase, which produces MTQSKPTPTTTDAGIPVASDDHSLTVGPDGPVVLNDFYLIEQMANFNRERVPERQPHAKGGGAFGHFEVTGDVSAYTRAAVFQPGSKVENLIRFSTVAGERGSPDTWRDPRGFALRFYTPEGNLDIVGNNTPVFFIRDGLKFQHFIRSQKRRLATNLRDHDMQWDFWTLSPESAHMVTWLMGDRGIPRTWRHMNGYSSHTYSWINAAGEISWVKYHFISDQGVDFLPQAEADELAGKDGDYHQRDLYSAIERGDHPSWTLKVQIMPFEEAKTYRFNPFDLTKVWPHADYPLQEVGKLTLDRNVTDHHSEIEQAAFAPSNQVPGTGLSPDKMLLARGFSYADAHRARIGVNYKQIPVNAPKTEVHNYAKDGVMRVQNATEPFYAPNSKGGPQADPSRAAEVHWEADGEMVRSAYTLRPDDDDWGQAGTLVREVFDDAERDRLVGNIVGHLLDGVTEPVLQRAFEYWHNVDKDLGDRVEKGVRTGQS; this is translated from the coding sequence GTGACGCAATCGAAGCCCACTCCGACCACGACCGACGCCGGTATTCCGGTCGCCAGCGACGACCATTCGCTGACCGTCGGGCCCGACGGCCCCGTCGTGCTCAACGACTTCTACCTGATCGAGCAGATGGCCAACTTCAACCGGGAGCGCGTCCCGGAGCGCCAGCCGCACGCCAAGGGCGGCGGCGCGTTCGGTCATTTCGAGGTGACGGGCGACGTCAGCGCGTACACCAGGGCCGCGGTGTTCCAGCCCGGCAGCAAGGTCGAGAACCTGATCCGGTTCTCGACCGTCGCCGGGGAGCGGGGCTCACCCGACACCTGGCGCGACCCCCGCGGGTTCGCGCTGCGGTTCTACACGCCCGAGGGCAACCTCGACATCGTCGGCAACAACACCCCGGTCTTCTTCATCCGCGACGGGCTGAAGTTCCAGCACTTCATCCGCTCGCAGAAGCGCCGGCTGGCCACCAACCTGCGCGACCACGACATGCAGTGGGACTTCTGGACGCTCTCCCCGGAGAGCGCGCACATGGTGACCTGGCTGATGGGTGACCGGGGCATCCCGAGGACCTGGCGGCACATGAACGGCTACAGCAGCCACACCTACAGCTGGATCAACGCCGCCGGCGAGATCTCCTGGGTGAAGTACCACTTCATCAGCGACCAGGGGGTCGACTTCCTGCCCCAGGCCGAGGCCGACGAGCTGGCCGGCAAGGACGGCGACTACCACCAGCGCGATCTGTACAGCGCGATCGAGCGCGGGGACCACCCGAGCTGGACGCTGAAGGTGCAGATCATGCCGTTCGAGGAGGCCAAGACCTACCGGTTCAACCCCTTCGACCTGACCAAGGTGTGGCCGCACGCCGACTACCCGCTGCAGGAGGTCGGGAAGCTGACGCTGGATCGGAACGTCACCGATCACCACAGCGAGATCGAGCAGGCCGCGTTCGCGCCCAGCAACCAGGTGCCCGGCACCGGGCTGTCCCCGGACAAGATGCTGCTGGCCCGCGGGTTCTCCTACGCCGACGCGCACCGCGCCCGGATCGGGGTGAACTACAAGCAGATCCCGGTCAACGCGCCCAAGACCGAGGTGCACAACTACGCCAAGGACGGCGTGATGCGGGTGCAGAACGCCACCGAGCCGTTCTACGCGCCCAACTCCAAGGGCGGCCCGCAGGCCGACCCGAGCCGCGCCGCCGAGGTGCACTGGGAGGCCGACGGCGAGATGGTCCGCTCGGCCTACACGCTGCGCCCCGACGACGACGACTGGGGCCAGGCCGGCACGCTGGTCCGCGAGGTGTTCGACGACGCCGAGCGGGACCGGCTGGTCGGCAACATCGTGGGCCACCTGCTCGACGGGGTGACCGAGCCGGTCCTGCAGCGCGCCTTCGAGTACTGGCACAACGTCGACAAGGACCTGGGCGACCGGGTCGAGAAGGGCGTCCGCACCGGACAGTCCTGA
- a CDS encoding response regulator transcription factor → MWPGSSGSVPAMAAVRVILAEDDVLLREGLASLLERSGFHVLGQVGNGLELLALARKEAPELVVVDIRMPPTQTTEGLEAAREIRRELPETGILVLSAHADVEHAMELLAGGRGIGYLLKSRVNDVAEFVDTLERIAKGGSVVDPALVQELVTARRRNDPLAVLSARERDVLALMAEGRSNAGLARRLWITEGTVEKHVRSILSKLSLPETDDDHRRVLAVLTFLEAR, encoded by the coding sequence ATGTGGCCGGGCAGCAGCGGTAGCGTTCCGGCCATGGCCGCAGTACGTGTGATTCTGGCCGAGGACGACGTCCTGCTCCGAGAGGGCCTGGCCAGCCTGCTCGAGCGCTCGGGCTTCCACGTTCTGGGACAGGTCGGCAACGGTTTGGAGCTCCTTGCGCTCGCCCGCAAGGAGGCGCCCGAGCTTGTCGTGGTCGACATCCGGATGCCGCCGACCCAGACGACCGAGGGGCTGGAGGCAGCTCGGGAGATCCGCAGGGAACTCCCCGAGACCGGCATCCTGGTCCTGTCGGCCCACGCCGACGTCGAGCACGCGATGGAGCTGCTGGCGGGCGGCCGGGGGATCGGCTATCTGCTCAAGAGCCGGGTCAACGACGTGGCGGAGTTCGTCGACACGCTCGAACGGATCGCGAAGGGGGGTTCGGTCGTGGATCCCGCGCTGGTGCAGGAGTTGGTGACCGCCCGCCGCCGCAACGACCCGCTTGCCGTGCTCAGCGCGCGGGAGCGCGACGTGCTGGCGCTGATGGCAGAGGGCCGGTCCAATGCCGGCCTCGCACGCCGGCTGTGGATCACCGAGGGAACCGTCGAGAAGCATGTCCGCAGCATCCTGTCGAAGCTGAGCCTCCCCGAGACCGACGACGATCACCGCCGTGTCCTCGCGGTGCTCACCTTCCTCGAGGCCCGCTGA
- a CDS encoding sensor histidine kinase, whose amino-acid sequence MRDLHDGVQQCLVQAIITLKVVEHALEEGDKAAEALVGEAIDQAEQANAELRELAHGILPAVLARGGLAAGVRTLVSRLRVPVDVDVPRDRFPPEIEASAYFVVAEALTNVAKHAGAQSAKVTARVDDSVLRVYVRDDGVGGARADGTGLLGLNDRVAALGGRLEIDSPPGIGTRIAATLPLER is encoded by the coding sequence GTGCGCGATCTGCATGACGGCGTGCAGCAGTGCCTCGTGCAGGCGATCATCACGCTCAAGGTCGTCGAGCATGCGCTCGAGGAGGGCGACAAGGCGGCCGAGGCGCTCGTCGGCGAGGCGATCGACCAGGCGGAGCAGGCCAACGCCGAGCTCCGCGAACTGGCGCACGGCATCCTTCCCGCCGTCCTGGCCCGAGGCGGCCTGGCGGCCGGGGTGAGGACACTGGTGTCGCGCCTGCGCGTACCCGTCGACGTGGACGTGCCCCGCGACCGGTTCCCTCCCGAGATCGAGGCCAGCGCCTACTTCGTCGTCGCCGAGGCGTTGACGAACGTCGCCAAGCACGCCGGCGCCCAGAGCGCGAAGGTCACCGCGCGGGTCGACGACAGCGTGCTGCGCGTGTACGTGCGCGACGACGGAGTCGGCGGCGCCCGCGCCGACGGGACCGGTCTGCTCGGGCTCAACGACCGCGTCGCGGCGCTGGGGGGCCGGCTGGAGATCGACAGCCCGCCGGGCATCGGGACCCGGATCGCCGCCACGCTCCCGCTGGAGCGCTGA
- a CDS encoding PrsW family intramembrane metalloprotease: MTQAAEDPGSKAPTITGITPRWRAGPSWARILVIGLALWVASVLTIFTTGNPNLIPTVILLGSFLIPVTFVVYAFERADQVVTAQRIFTAFVYGGVLGVLGASFLESAFLRQPSGLGYVGVGLIEEGVKVAALWLLARRLPRYTMRDGMVLGAAVGFGFAAFESAGYAFNALFTSTGPSLLNLVETEVLRGILTPAGHGLWTTILGGALFATAARRGRPRLTGAVLGWYAVVVLLHALWDASSGIAVWLTLLLTGTRRQWLLIRLDDVPRVTGGQVHLFTALSWALLVLVGIVGLLVLHGRWHRATAVSPTDAGGR; this comes from the coding sequence ATGACGCAGGCGGCAGAAGACCCGGGCTCGAAGGCCCCCACCATCACCGGCATCACCCCCCGCTGGCGAGCGGGGCCGAGCTGGGCCCGGATCCTCGTCATCGGCCTGGCGCTGTGGGTGGCGTCGGTGCTGACCATCTTCACGACCGGCAACCCCAACCTGATCCCCACCGTCATCCTGCTCGGCAGCTTCCTGATCCCGGTCACCTTCGTCGTCTACGCCTTCGAGCGCGCCGATCAGGTCGTCACGGCCCAGCGCATCTTCACCGCGTTCGTCTACGGCGGGGTGCTCGGTGTGCTGGGCGCCTCCTTCCTCGAGTCCGCGTTCCTCCGGCAACCGTCCGGTCTGGGCTATGTCGGGGTGGGGCTGATCGAGGAGGGCGTCAAGGTGGCTGCGCTCTGGTTGCTCGCCCGCCGCCTGCCCCGCTACACCATGCGCGACGGGATGGTGCTGGGCGCCGCCGTCGGTTTCGGGTTCGCCGCCTTCGAGAGCGCCGGCTACGCCTTCAACGCACTGTTCACCTCTACGGGCCCCTCGCTGCTCAACCTGGTCGAGACCGAGGTGCTGCGCGGCATCCTGACGCCGGCCGGGCACGGGCTGTGGACGACGATCCTGGGAGGGGCGCTGTTCGCGACCGCCGCACGCCGCGGTCGGCCGCGGCTGACCGGCGCGGTCCTGGGCTGGTACGCGGTGGTGGTGCTGCTGCACGCCCTGTGGGACGCCTCGAGCGGGATCGCGGTGTGGCTGACGCTCCTGCTCACCGGCACCCGCAGGCAGTGGCTGCTGATCCGGCTGGACGACGTCCCGCGGGTGACCGGGGGCCAGGTGCATCTGTTCACGGCCTTGAGCTGGGCCCTGCTGGTGCTGGTCGGGATCGTCGGCCTGCTGGTCCTGCACGGTCGCTGGCACCGGGCCACCGCCGTCTCGCCGACGGACGCAGGCGGACGGTGA
- a CDS encoding MIP/aquaporin family protein: protein MDTYTPPESTNVAVARETGRKLAVELIGTFFLVFTVGATVYSGSSLAPLAIGSALMVMIYAGGHISGGHFNPAVTMAVLVRGRIGPGEAVGYWVAQFVAGLLAAAVVRATVTPAAAKTLSLSGHALTAAIVVELLFTFALAYVVLNVATSKDHPDNSFYGLAIGFTVLTGAIAVGGISGGAFNPAVALGGSAMGLFTWSTFGLYLVAELVAGAVAGLAFRALNPTDK from the coding sequence ATGGATACCTACACACCTCCCGAAAGCACGAACGTCGCCGTCGCCCGGGAAACAGGTCGGAAGCTAGCGGTCGAGCTGATCGGGACGTTCTTCCTCGTCTTCACGGTCGGCGCCACCGTGTACAGCGGCAGCTCACTCGCCCCGCTGGCCATCGGCTCGGCCCTGATGGTCATGATCTATGCGGGTGGGCACATCTCCGGCGGCCACTTCAACCCCGCCGTGACCATGGCGGTGTTGGTGCGGGGCCGGATCGGGCCCGGTGAAGCGGTCGGGTACTGGGTCGCGCAGTTCGTGGCCGGCCTGCTCGCCGCGGCCGTCGTCCGCGCGACCGTCACCCCGGCGGCGGCCAAGACCCTGTCCCTGTCCGGTCACGCCCTGACGGCCGCCATCGTGGTGGAGCTGCTGTTCACCTTCGCCCTGGCCTACGTCGTGCTCAACGTCGCCACCAGCAAGGACCACCCGGACAACTCCTTCTACGGGCTGGCGATCGGTTTCACCGTCCTGACAGGCGCCATCGCCGTCGGCGGGATCTCCGGGGGCGCGTTCAACCCGGCGGTCGCCCTCGGCGGCAGCGCAATGGGCCTGTTCACCTGGTCCACGTTCGGGCTCTACCTGGTGGCCGAACTCGTCGCCGGCGCAGTTGCCGGCCTCGCCTTCCGCGCCCTCAACCCCACCGACAAGTAG
- the hemC gene encoding hydroxymethylbilane synthase, protein MTEILARPAASWERRPLRLGTRGSPLALAQSGRIAEQLRERCGRPVFLVTVRTPGDGSTAPIERLGTTGVFTTALREALLRGDVDLVVHSCKDLPTASVPGVRVAAFPVREDPRDALIRPGGTSLDALPRGVRIGTGSPRRAAQLRALGLRPEIVPIRGNVDTRLRKLADGEVDALVLAMAGLSRLGLLDADATPLDPAMLMPAPAQGVLAVECRTDDPATAAQLTALDHVPTRVVTIAERGFLAALDAGCTAPVGALAELIVEPGAAPALRLSGVIAAPDGSAVVRGQLTGVVGDGAALGRRLAHMLLQHGAAELMDRTPHGAEDEVGSAPR, encoded by the coding sequence GTGACGGAGATCCTGGCGCGGCCCGCCGCCTCCTGGGAGCGGCGGCCGCTGCGGCTGGGTACCCGCGGCAGTCCGCTCGCACTGGCCCAGTCCGGCCGGATCGCCGAGCAGCTGCGTGAACGGTGCGGCCGGCCGGTCTTCCTGGTCACGGTCCGCACGCCGGGGGACGGCTCGACCGCGCCGATCGAGCGGCTCGGCACGACCGGGGTGTTCACCACCGCTCTGCGCGAGGCGTTGCTGCGCGGGGACGTCGACCTGGTCGTGCACTCCTGCAAGGACCTGCCCACAGCATCGGTACCGGGGGTGCGGGTGGCGGCGTTCCCGGTCCGCGAGGACCCGCGTGACGCGCTGATCCGGCCGGGCGGGACCAGCCTCGACGCACTGCCGCGCGGAGTGCGGATCGGAACCGGGTCACCCCGGCGGGCCGCTCAGCTCCGCGCCCTCGGACTGCGACCGGAGATCGTGCCGATACGCGGCAACGTCGACACCCGGCTCCGCAAGCTTGCCGACGGCGAGGTCGACGCCCTCGTCCTGGCGATGGCGGGGCTGTCGAGGCTGGGACTGCTCGATGCCGACGCCACGCCTCTCGACCCGGCGATGCTGATGCCGGCACCGGCGCAGGGGGTGCTGGCCGTCGAGTGCCGCACGGACGACCCGGCGACGGCGGCCCAGCTCACGGCCCTCGACCACGTACCCACCCGCGTGGTGACGATCGCCGAACGCGGCTTCCTGGCCGCGCTCGACGCCGGCTGCACCGCGCCGGTCGGCGCATTGGCGGAGTTGATCGTCGAGCCCGGAGCCGCACCGGCGCTGCGCCTCTCGGGCGTCATCGCGGCCCCGGACGGCTCCGCGGTGGTCCGCGGGCAGCTGACCGGCGTGGTCGGCGACGGCGCCGCGCTCGGTCGCCGGCTGGCCCACATGTTGCTCCAGCACGGCGCCGCCGAGTTGATGGACCGGACGCCGCACGGGGCCGAGGACGAGGTGGGATCCGCACCCCGGTGA
- a CDS encoding MFS transporter produces the protein MSLDGTRSITSAARRHPAAPRLVAFWLLAAAFSVTMLGTTLPAPLYVLYQQKLGFPPLMITVVFAVYAAGVLAALLLFGRSSDQFGRRRVLLAGLVCAALSAVVFLLAQGLPLLFVGRVLSGLAAGLFTGTATATLVDLAGEGRHQRATLVAAVANMGGLGLGPLMAGLLAQFAPLPLRLPFLVDLGLILLAVLAVWALPETVEVPAHPRLRISRPDLPPQVRPLFVRAATAGFAGFVVLGLFTAVAPSFLLDVLHEGSHALSGAVVFTLFAASALGQVGLARRLGPWALAAGCVALVIGMGLLAAGLAATSLALVIASAVVAGVGQGLTLRAGLEAVNSRAPAERRAGVASSFFMVLYTGISLPVIGEGIAAGLVGLRPAGIAFSIAVAVVAAIALAMLVAGRTEAGGPRNAGEDVNADPHHGIGDAWLGLAAKLQKQLRDLDPDARVETTLCPSGLLQLEVRTAPGRRAAARALARHYEERARSTCERYGGDVSVSRAGPVVTIRCGRCSTEA, from the coding sequence ATGAGTCTCGACGGCACCCGGTCGATCACCTCCGCCGCACGTCGGCATCCGGCCGCTCCGAGGCTGGTGGCGTTCTGGCTGTTGGCCGCGGCGTTCTCGGTGACGATGCTGGGGACCACGCTGCCCGCGCCCCTGTATGTGCTCTACCAGCAGAAGCTGGGCTTTCCGCCACTGATGATCACGGTCGTCTTCGCGGTCTACGCCGCGGGGGTGCTGGCGGCGCTGCTGCTGTTCGGCCGCAGCTCGGACCAGTTCGGGCGACGGCGGGTGCTGCTCGCCGGACTGGTGTGCGCGGCGCTGTCGGCGGTGGTGTTCCTGCTCGCGCAGGGGCTGCCGCTGCTGTTCGTCGGCCGGGTGCTCTCGGGCCTGGCGGCGGGGCTGTTCACCGGCACGGCGACGGCGACGCTGGTCGACCTCGCCGGCGAGGGCCGGCACCAGCGCGCCACCCTGGTGGCCGCCGTCGCCAACATGGGCGGGCTCGGCCTGGGGCCGCTGATGGCCGGGTTGCTGGCCCAGTTCGCGCCCCTGCCGCTGCGCCTGCCCTTCCTGGTTGATCTGGGGCTGATACTGCTGGCGGTCCTCGCCGTGTGGGCGCTGCCGGAGACGGTGGAGGTTCCCGCGCATCCCCGCCTGCGGATCAGCCGCCCCGACCTTCCACCGCAGGTCCGGCCCTTGTTCGTCCGCGCGGCGACCGCGGGTTTCGCGGGATTCGTCGTGCTCGGCTTGTTCACCGCGGTGGCTCCGTCCTTCCTGCTCGATGTTCTCCACGAGGGCAGCCATGCCCTCTCGGGTGCGGTGGTGTTCACCCTGTTCGCCGCCTCGGCCCTCGGGCAGGTCGGCCTCGCCCGGCGGCTCGGGCCCTGGGCGCTGGCGGCCGGGTGCGTGGCGTTGGTCATCGGGATGGGGCTGCTGGCCGCAGGTCTGGCCGCGACGTCGCTGGCGCTCGTGATCGCCTCGGCGGTCGTCGCCGGGGTCGGGCAGGGGCTCACCCTCCGCGCGGGCCTCGAGGCCGTGAACAGCCGGGCTCCCGCGGAGCGCCGCGCGGGCGTCGCGTCCAGCTTCTTCATGGTCCTCTACACCGGCATCTCGCTGCCCGTGATCGGCGAAGGCATCGCCGCCGGCCTCGTGGGGCTGCGACCTGCCGGGATCGCCTTCAGCATTGCGGTCGCCGTGGTGGCCGCGATCGCGCTCGCCATGCTGGTTGCCGGCCGCACCGAGGCTGGCGGGCCCCGGAACGCCGGAGAGGACGTGAACGCCGACCCGCACCACGGCATCGGGGACGCGTGGCTCGGCCTCGCGGCCAAGCTCCAGAAGCAGCTCCGCGATCTCGACCCGGACGCCCGCGTCGAGACCACGCTCTGCCCGAGCGGCCTGCTGCAGCTGGAGGTGCGGACGGCCCCCGGCCGGCGCGCGGCGGCCCGGGCCCTCGCCCGCCACTACGAGGAGCGGGCCCGCAGCACCTGCGAACGCTACGGCGGCGACGTCAGCGTCTCCAGGGCCGGTCCCGTGGTCACGATCCGCTGCGGCCGCTGCTCGACCGAGGCGTGA
- the ftsH gene encoding ATP-dependent zinc metalloprotease FtsH, which translates to MLIVGVVLTVALFLVPSRTAGNVEQLGYSQLKSDIAAGQVTSVAIGPDGNISGTLTNGTGFTSSYPLGLQDPQFAQLLDQHNVQVTTQPARTSISSVLLNLLPLAIVVGLFLWVGRASRRQLSGLGGIGRSRGKVFDTERPGTTFADVAGYEGAKREVTEVVDFLKQPDRYRRAGAVGPKGVLMVGPPGTGKTLLARAVAGEAGVPFISVTGSSFVEMFVGVGAARVRDLFADARRRAPSIVFIDEIDAIGQRRGGQLVSNDERDQTLNQMLAEMDGFDPATGVVVIAATNRPEVLDPALLRPGRFDRQVVIPLPAQRERRAILAVHSGGKPLGPDVDLGVVARGTPGFSGADLANLVNEAAIFAVRAGRQVIEAVDFAEAWDRLLLGHRDSSNALLPDEKRAVAVHEGGHALVAALSEHGDPVAKVTILPAGQALGVTQQLPIDERHLQSAGYLKDSLAIRMGGRVAEQIVLGETSTGAADDLAGATDLATRMVREFGMSPTLGPVGFGSRNPTYLGGEEVRSRPYAEATQRVIDEEVATLLRDAERRATATLTDHRHELDRLTELLLERETVNGAEVDEILGRIPGQPSPVAAVDHTTTRS; encoded by the coding sequence TTGCTGATCGTCGGAGTGGTACTCACCGTGGCGCTGTTCCTGGTTCCGAGCCGGACCGCGGGCAACGTCGAACAGCTCGGCTACTCGCAGCTCAAGAGCGACATCGCCGCCGGGCAGGTCACCTCGGTCGCGATCGGCCCGGACGGCAACATCTCGGGCACGCTCACCAACGGCACCGGCTTCACCTCCAGCTACCCGCTGGGCCTGCAGGATCCCCAGTTCGCCCAGCTGCTGGACCAGCACAACGTCCAGGTCACCACCCAGCCGGCGAGGACCTCGATCTCGTCGGTGCTGCTGAACCTGCTCCCCCTGGCCATCGTCGTGGGGCTGTTCCTGTGGGTGGGCCGTGCGTCCCGGCGGCAGCTCTCCGGTCTCGGCGGTATCGGCCGTTCCCGCGGCAAGGTGTTCGATACCGAGCGGCCCGGCACGACGTTCGCGGACGTGGCCGGCTACGAGGGCGCCAAGCGGGAGGTCACCGAGGTGGTCGACTTCCTCAAGCAGCCGGACCGCTACCGGCGGGCGGGTGCGGTCGGCCCCAAGGGGGTGCTGATGGTCGGGCCGCCGGGAACCGGCAAGACGCTGCTGGCCCGGGCGGTCGCAGGGGAGGCGGGTGTGCCGTTCATCTCGGTGACCGGCTCCAGCTTCGTGGAGATGTTCGTCGGTGTCGGCGCCGCGCGGGTCCGTGACCTGTTCGCCGACGCCCGGCGGCGGGCGCCGTCGATCGTCTTCATCGACGAGATCGACGCGATCGGGCAGCGCCGCGGCGGCCAGCTGGTCTCCAACGACGAGCGCGACCAGACCCTCAACCAGATGCTGGCCGAGATGGACGGGTTCGACCCGGCCACCGGGGTGGTGGTGATCGCCGCCACCAACCGGCCCGAGGTGCTGGACCCCGCGCTGCTGCGCCCGGGCCGCTTCGACCGGCAGGTGGTGATCCCGCTGCCCGCCCAGCGGGAACGCAGGGCGATCCTCGCGGTCCACAGTGGGGGTAAGCCGCTGGGCCCGGATGTGGACCTCGGAGTGGTGGCCCGTGGTACGCCGGGGTTCTCCGGCGCCGACCTGGCCAACCTGGTCAACGAGGCCGCGATCTTCGCGGTGCGCGCCGGGCGCCAGGTGATCGAGGCGGTGGACTTCGCCGAGGCGTGGGACCGCCTGCTGCTGGGGCACCGCGACAGCTCGAACGCGCTGCTGCCGGACGAAAAACGCGCAGTGGCCGTGCACGAAGGCGGCCACGCGCTGGTGGCGGCACTGTCGGAGCACGGGGATCCGGTGGCCAAGGTGACCATCCTGCCCGCCGGTCAGGCCCTCGGGGTGACCCAGCAGCTCCCGATCGACGAGCGCCATCTGCAGTCCGCGGGCTACCTCAAGGACTCGCTGGCCATCCGCATGGGCGGGCGGGTCGCCGAGCAGATCGTCCTCGGTGAGACCTCCACCGGCGCCGCCGACGATCTGGCCGGCGCGACCGATCTGGCCACCCGCATGGTGCGTGAGTTCGGTATGAGCCCGACACTCGGCCCGGTCGGCTTCGGCTCGAGGAACCCGACGTACCTGGGCGGTGAGGAGGTCAGGAGCCGTCCGTACGCCGAGGCCACCCAGCGGGTGATCGACGAGGAGGTGGCCACACTGCTGCGCGACGCCGAGCGGCGCGCCACCGCAACTCTCACCGACCATCGCCACGAGCTGGACCGCCTCACCGAGCTGCTGTTGGAACGGGAGACCGTCAACGGGGCCGAGGTGGACGAGATCCTCGGCCGGATCCCCGGCCAACCCTCGCCGGTCGCTGCGGTCGACCACACCACGACGAGGAGTTGA
- a CDS encoding GAF domain-containing protein produces the protein MAARERGYRLPLGAEIVLAFATGAGTFALAAVALKDVGPGVVVAFLGVVHLFAVIAIARFASIAYAVPMGMAGLLAYDWFYLPPTHPLAFPDFVNLIALVVYLGVAVLLGELAAHATRRAEAAERARGEIADAQAALRRVATLVARGAPAHELFAAVAAEAGILLDVHGIRIARYENETQLVHVAEWSRPGHDPPAYDRAALEGTSVSAEVLRTGQAARIDDYADIAVRAAFARGDDLKSVVGAPIVVEGRRWGVMIAWSGSGPLPDDMGDRLTEFAELVATAISNIDARTEMVRLADEQAALRRVATLVAKAVPTAEVFEAVTREVGLQCDADLARMERFEPDRTVTAIAAWSRVGDARLAVGRRFALEGESIAAQVLATGRPARVDTFVGASGPIAREAQALGIRASIGCPIVVGRRTWGSIAASTRREAPFPRTRSRTSRTSWSSSPPRSRTPRRGPSRRLAGPPAHGRRRRPPTRRARSA, from the coding sequence GTGGCCGCTCGGGAGCGTGGCTATCGGCTCCCGCTCGGCGCCGAGATCGTCCTGGCGTTCGCGACCGGCGCTGGAACCTTCGCCCTGGCAGCCGTGGCTCTCAAGGACGTCGGACCAGGGGTCGTCGTCGCGTTCCTGGGCGTTGTCCACCTCTTCGCGGTGATCGCGATCGCCCGATTCGCGAGCATCGCGTACGCGGTCCCGATGGGGATGGCGGGCTTGCTCGCCTACGACTGGTTCTACCTCCCCCCGACGCACCCGCTGGCGTTCCCGGACTTCGTCAACCTGATCGCCCTCGTCGTCTACCTGGGCGTAGCGGTCCTCCTGGGCGAGCTGGCGGCGCACGCAACCCGCCGCGCGGAGGCCGCCGAGCGTGCACGCGGAGAGATCGCCGACGCGCAAGCGGCACTTCGCCGGGTGGCGACCCTCGTCGCCCGGGGCGCACCCGCGCATGAGCTCTTCGCCGCGGTGGCGGCGGAGGCCGGCATCCTGCTCGACGTGCACGGCATCCGCATCGCCCGCTACGAGAACGAGACGCAGCTCGTGCACGTGGCCGAATGGAGCAGGCCCGGACACGACCCTCCCGCCTACGATCGCGCCGCGCTCGAGGGGACGAGCGTGTCTGCCGAAGTGCTCCGCACGGGACAGGCCGCCCGCATCGACGACTACGCGGACATCGCGGTCAGAGCGGCGTTCGCTCGAGGCGACGATCTGAAGTCGGTGGTAGGCGCTCCGATCGTCGTCGAAGGCCGCCGATGGGGCGTGATGATCGCCTGGTCCGGGAGCGGCCCGCTCCCGGACGACATGGGAGACCGGTTGACCGAGTTCGCCGAGCTCGTCGCGACGGCGATCTCGAACATCGACGCGCGGACGGAGATGGTCCGGCTCGCGGATGAGCAGGCTGCCCTGCGACGGGTGGCGACGCTGGTGGCGAAGGCGGTGCCGACCGCCGAGGTCTTCGAGGCCGTCACCCGGGAGGTCGGCTTGCAGTGCGACGCCGACCTCGCTCGCATGGAGCGCTTCGAGCCGGATCGCACGGTCACCGCGATCGCCGCCTGGAGCCGGGTCGGTGATGCCCGGCTGGCTGTAGGCAGGCGCTTCGCCCTCGAGGGGGAGAGCATCGCCGCCCAGGTGCTCGCGACCGGCCGGCCGGCCCGTGTGGACACCTTCGTGGGCGCATCGGGGCCGATCGCACGCGAGGCTCAGGCGCTGGGCATCCGCGCCTCGATCGGCTGTCCGATCGTCGTCGGCCGACGGACGTGGGGATCGATCGCGGCGTCGACGAGGCGTGAGGCGCCGTTCCCCCGAACACGGAGTCGCACATCGCGGACTTCATGGAGCTCGTCGCCACCGCGGTCTCGAACGCCGAGGCGCGGGCCGAGTCGTCGCCTCGCGGGCCCGCCTGCTCACGGCCGGCGACGACGCCCGCCGACGCGTCGTGCGCGATCTGCATGA